From the genome of Gracilibacillus salitolerans, one region includes:
- a CDS encoding DinB family protein, which translates to MDELLKQLQFARQSTIDYVKQLEERRFEVIPKGFNNHIKWNLGHIYVALEIIVFRLTGEKTEFPVNFPELFSPGTSPKEWTMEAPETTELINALEEQLERLDSLLSKRLDDAIPEEYTTSTGLQISTIGDCVSFIIYHEGMHFGIIKSINQVLQEGE; encoded by the coding sequence ATGGATGAGCTTCTGAAACAGTTACAATTTGCAAGACAAAGTACCATTGATTATGTTAAACAGTTGGAAGAAAGACGGTTTGAGGTCATACCTAAAGGGTTTAATAATCATATTAAGTGGAACTTGGGTCATATTTACGTTGCGCTAGAAATAATTGTTTTTCGGTTGACTGGCGAAAAGACGGAGTTTCCGGTAAATTTCCCTGAATTATTTAGCCCTGGTACATCGCCAAAAGAATGGACAATGGAAGCACCGGAAACAACAGAGTTAATTAATGCATTGGAGGAACAGTTGGAAAGGCTTGATTCTTTGCTTTCAAAACGTTTAGATGATGCCATTCCGGAAGAGTATACCACATCGACAGGTTTGCAAATTTCAACCATTGGAGATTGTGTAAGCTTTATAATTTATCACGAAGGCATGCATTTTGGAATCATTAAAAGCATTAATCAAGTATTACAAGAAGGTGAATGA
- a CDS encoding MFS transporter — translation MNHKFIGSRIVWVSFITLMGAFGLNLTAGQFFAPLNETYGWDLAVLSLAVSLNMVTWGIFQPIMGKGIDRFGPKIVIAGSASLMGMAFILCATITQLWQFFVYYGVLTAIGFAGCGSMANSVLVSRWYIKKRAKMLSRSSMGMNIGQLLLLPLAGSLIALASFRMAFFILGVIMLAIVVPLVLIFVKNNPDEVGQMPDDYAESITVSSHSATLKEAIWSKEFWLASLGFASCGFTLYLVTMHLPNYAVDLGGAKSLGGQLLGLAALASAISMWISGQLSYKMGKKNMLIFLYIVRLLAFFWVAMSPGIWQLYLFAVIYGISSMPIIPLVTGIIGDKFGKNAMGSILGFSWFIHQVFAAIGVFLGGYLRSVTGNYTIAFWTGGLLLAFGVILTLFIRDTAVTVKDKTVTS, via the coding sequence ATGAATCATAAGTTTATCGGTTCAAGAATTGTGTGGGTATCATTTATTACCTTGATGGGTGCATTTGGTTTGAATCTAACGGCAGGTCAATTTTTTGCGCCATTAAATGAAACATATGGATGGGACTTGGCAGTGCTTAGTTTAGCGGTATCCCTTAATATGGTGACTTGGGGAATTTTTCAGCCAATTATGGGAAAAGGTATCGACCGATTTGGCCCCAAAATAGTGATTGCAGGAAGTGCGAGCTTAATGGGAATGGCATTTATTCTATGCGCAACGATCACACAATTATGGCAATTCTTTGTATATTATGGGGTTCTCACAGCTATCGGATTTGCGGGGTGTGGATCGATGGCAAATTCTGTACTAGTGTCTCGCTGGTATATCAAAAAACGTGCAAAAATGCTTTCGAGAAGCTCGATGGGAATGAATATTGGCCAGCTGTTATTATTGCCTTTAGCAGGTTCGCTCATTGCATTAGCTAGTTTTCGAATGGCATTCTTCATACTGGGTGTCATTATGCTTGCTATTGTTGTCCCGCTGGTGTTGATTTTTGTGAAAAATAACCCTGATGAAGTGGGGCAAATGCCAGATGATTATGCTGAGTCGATTACTGTAAGCAGCCATAGCGCGACTCTAAAAGAAGCTATCTGGAGTAAAGAGTTTTGGCTTGCTTCATTAGGTTTTGCATCATGCGGTTTTACACTGTATTTGGTAACCATGCATTTGCCTAATTATGCAGTAGATCTAGGAGGAGCAAAGTCACTGGGAGGCCAGTTATTAGGACTTGCAGCATTAGCCAGTGCAATTTCGATGTGGATATCTGGGCAATTATCTTATAAAATGGGTAAGAAGAATATGCTTATTTTTCTATATATTGTAAGATTGCTAGCCTTTTTTTGGGTCGCCATGTCACCGGGTATTTGGCAGTTATATCTATTTGCTGTTATATACGGTATTTCCTCCATGCCCATTATTCCGCTAGTTACCGGTATTATTGGTGATAAATTCGGCAAAAATGCGATGGGAAGTATTCTTGGCTTCAGTTGGTTCATCCATCAAGTTTTTGCCGCAATCGGTGTATTTCTTGGCGGATATTTAAGGTCAGTGACGGGAAATTACACGATTGCATTCTGGACTGGCGGATTGTTATTAGCATTTGGTGTTATTTTGACACTATTTATTAGAGATACGGCTGTTACGGTGAAGGACAAAACCGTTACATCATAA